The proteins below are encoded in one region of Helicoverpa zea isolate HzStark_Cry1AcR chromosome 21, ilHelZeax1.1, whole genome shotgun sequence:
- the LOC124640701 gene encoding jupiter microtubule associated homolog 1-like isoform X2 has product MAANREALENCARMTSTSFNVGLNDNTRLSSRVLRPPGGGHTDIFGGEPEPQQITRRGPPASTIGSTIGQEEPRPANGTEAPSQNGQKSPSEATPAPAPAPVAAAAPAAAPEPKAAEPPKRVRVPPGGFSSGLW; this is encoded by the exons TGCAAGGATGACGTCCACATCATTCAATGTTGGTCTGAACGACAACACGCGGCTGTCCAGCCGGGTGCTTCGCCCCCCTGGTGGCGGACACACTGACATCTTCGGAGGGGAGCCCGAGCCGCAGCAGATCACCCGCCGTGGTCCACCGGCCTCAACTATCGGATCCACTATTG GCCAAGAAGAGCCAAGGCCAGCTAACGGCACAGAGGCTCCCAGCCAGAACGGGCAGAAGAGCCCCTCGGAGGCgacgcccgcgcccgcgcctgcGCCGGTGGCGGCGGCCgcgccggcggcggcgcccGAGCCCAAGGCGGCGGAGCCCCCGAAGCGCGTGCGCGTGCCGCCCGGCGGCTTCTCGTCAGGCCTGTGGTAA